GGCGGTTTCATCGACACAGAAATCAGGCCCGCGAAGCCCAAGCCCCAGCGTGAGCAGATCGTCGTTACTGATGCGCTCGTCGTACAGTTCGCGGATGTCCTGTTCGGGGAGGGTGACGTCGCTTTCGTACCACCACTTCGCCGAGTCGTCACCCGCCGGGCCGTAGGTGTACACCGCGCGCAGCCCGGTATCCTGCAGTGCGTCGACGGCCCGTTCGGCGTGCTCGAGCGTGTTGGGATACGACCAATCCAGAGCCGTGGTCGTCCCCGTATAGAGTTTCTCGAAGGCGCCGAAGAGCCCGCCGAGGTACATGTCTTCGGGCTGGTAGAGTCCGGTGATGTTGCCGAGCATGTGCTCGAAGTACTCGCCCATGAGCGACCAGTCTCCGGCGATCCCTCGGACCTGCGTCTGTGCGAGGTGGATGTGTGAGTCGACAAATCCTGGCAAGACGATCTGGCCCTCCGCATCGATTTCCTCAGCATCCGAGGCCGAGAGTCCGTGCCCGATATCGACGATTTCACCGTCTTCGATCAGAATGTCGCCGCCATCCAGTTGGCCAATATCCGGATCGAGCGAGACGACCGTTCCGTTACGTATGATTGTTCGTGTCATACACAGTCGTACAGTCTGACTACGAGGATAAAAATTTACCGTTTGGTAAACTGCTGGCTTATCTCGTGCAATCGAATTATATAGCGCTAGAACGGACTGTGGGTATGACCGACTCCGATGACCGAGCCGCCTCGCAGGACACACGCGAGGCGATCATGGAGGCCACGTTCCGTGCGTTGCGCACGCACGGCTATGCAGACCTTCGCATGCGCGACATCGGCGCAGAGATGGACCGCACCCGGCAGGTCATCCACTACCACTTCGACGGCAAGTACGACCTCATGTCCTCGTTTCTCGAGTATATCATCGAACAGTACGAAGGCAGCGTCGAACTGGACGCAGATGCGGATCCCAGGACGGAACTCGACGCCCGAATCGATCAGTGCCTGTTCGGTCCCGAGTTCACCGAGTTCACCCACTGGGACCGGATGAAGGTGTACCACGAACTCTATACGCATGCACAGAACGACGGCCAACACAGAGAGATTTTCGATGCCCACTACGACCGAATCCGCGCCAGTATCGTTGAGGTCGTCGAGGACGGCATCGAACAGGGCGTCTTCCGTGACGTTGATGCCGAACGAATGGGCCAACTCATTACGGACGTCATCCACGCTGCACGCGGCCGACGCATTTCCCTTGGCCACGAAGACGCCCCCGCCGAGGCGCGAACCGCCATCGATGAGTTCATTCTCGAGTCGCTCTATGCCGAACCCGGTGGTTAGTAGCCACTGATACGGTCTGTTGTAACGATTTGAATAGCAAGCGAGCGAAATAGCTTATTCGTCGCTGGACGCCTCGGACAGAAGGATAATCGCGCCGCCAATGAGTGCCAGATTCTTACAGAAGTTAATCTTGTTCGCGTTGCGCTCTTTGCCCTCCATATTCCAAAAGTCATGAATTTTCGGCGTCGTGCCGAGGAAAAACACGATGAGCCCGATGGCAGATGCTCGAGGATACTTCCACAATAGTATCCCGATGTTCGCGACGAGCAACAGCGCGGTGGCCGCTGGAACCATGATCTCGGGCAGGGGAACGCCCTTCGACTCGGCGACCTCAACGCGCTTGTCGTTGCTTTTGAATCCGTCGACCGCCATATACGCTAACACGCCGCTGTAGAGTGCTCGTCCGAGCAGCGACGGTGGCTCACTGGTTGGGGGCTCGGCAGTCATCGATGCTCACACGCGCTGTGGCGTTTCTGAGTGTGCTGTGGTGCCATCGTACGTCATACACTCATGCTGAGTGCATATATGTGTACCGGGGACTCGACTCCCGTCGGCACGTTTCGTCATGAAACTCACTGCAGCCTCGAGCGAACTCGCCGACCGCACTAGACAACTGCGAGCCGACTGACGTTTGCGTCGATGCGCCCGACGGTTTCGTACTCGCCGTCGCGTCGTCGCATGAGTCGGCCCGTCACGTCGTCGCGCTGGTCTGGCACGTCGAATAAGCCGGAGCCACAGAGGACGTCGCCGTCGTGGACGGCCCACGTCTCGATCACTTCGTGTGGTTCTCCGGGATAGGAGACTCGCTCGAAGTCCCGACCGAAGTTCGTGGATTCGAACAGCGCGGTCTCGTGTTCGTCGTTGACCCACGCAGGCGGTGCCTCCTCGCCACCACAGAAAAAGACCGTCCCGTCGTGGACAAACACGCGGCGGATGTACGAGAAGTCATTCCCCGTATCGATTCGGGTCCAGGAGTCACCCGCGTCGGTCGTCCGGTACAGCCCGCCCTCGCCGACGGCGTGTCCAAGGCCGAGATTCTCGAGGTTGTGATCGAGATAGCCCGTTGTGGCCAGCCAGACGTCAGCCGAGATGGGGAGGATCTGGTGAATGTCGTCGATGATCGTGTCGCGGCGGTCCAGCCACGTCTGTCCGCCGTCGTTGCTGAGGTGAATCCCACCCGCTTCGACACCCGCGATAAGCCGATCCGGGCGACCCGGCACGGCCTCGAGTGCGCGCAGTCGGGCGTAGTGGGGATCGATTGGCGATTCCCAGTGCCCTCTCGAGGGTAGTTCTCTGAATCCCTTGAGTTCGCTCCATGTCTCGCCGTCGTCGACCGAGCGGTAGATGTAGGGATCGTTCGTCCCCGCATACAGCGCGCCGTCCGCCGTCGCGAGAATCGACCAGACCTCGCTCTCGCCGGCGTGCCAGAACCGATCTCCGAGTGGCACCTCGAGGTCGTCCCAACTCTTGCCCCCGTCTCTCGAGCGGTAGGCCCCACTCGAGGAGGCGACAAACACGCCCTCGGTGTGATCGAACGTCCGCGCTGCCGTGACGACGCCACAGTCGAGAACCTGCTCGGGGTCGTCGTCCTCGAAGGGGACGTCTTCGACGCGGTACAGGCCGTCATCTGTGCCAATGAGCACTGCCATAGCTGGTATGTAATCACGACCTGCAATAAACGTTCGTGATGGATACCTCGCGGCAGCGACCTCTCTGGCGATGTATAGCCGTATGTCAGCGTGAATTCAGAGGAAGTACAGTAAAACGCTAAGTGTGTGTCGCTCAAATATCGTGATCGACGACGACATCCCGTACACCACATCACCATGGACTCGAGCTATCCGACGAAACGGCCGACCGATGCAACGTACGTCGACGACGACTTCGAACCGCCGACGGAACTCCTCAATCTTCCCTGGATCGACATTCACAACCACGCACACACGCTTTCGTGGGAGGACCGCGAGCGATACGCCCTCTCGGGCTGTGAGGGCATGGTCATGGTCTCGTCGGGCTATCACTGGACGCCGTACAAACCAGTCCGCGCGGACGACGTGCGGTTCCTGTGGGACGATGCGATCAATCGACGGGCGGCAATCGAACGCAACCACTTCTTCGAGGCAAACCTCGGTCTCGGCGTTCACACGGGCGTCCGCATCGAAAACCCCGACGAGTTACTCGAGGCGATGGCCGACTACTGCGCCCTCGAGGAAGTCGTCGCAATCGGCGAGACGGGTGTCACCCCATCCCAGCACGTCGAACGATGGGGACTCGACGAGCAGCGAGCAATCGTCGAAACGCAGATGGAACTTGCGGACGCACACGATTTGCCCGTTCTCCTCCACACGCCGAATCTATCAGCCGATACGAAACGATCCTACCGACCGGAGGTCCACACGCCAGGCTACGAGAAAAACAGCGGTCTCGGTCAGAAACCAGTGATCGAGGGCGACAATCCTGAACTCGAGGCGGTGAAAATCGACGTCGAGGCCGCGCGCGATGCCGGACTGGACGAGGAGCAGGTCGTTGCTTCGCACGCGGATCCGAACAACACCGCGTATCTGATGGAGGAAACCGACTGCTATCTCAGCTTTACCATCGGGCACTCGTGGCTGGTCGGCGTCACCGCCGCAGACGTCGCCGACGCAATCGACGAGTACGGCCCGGAGCGCATTATGATCGATACCGACTGTGCGAACGTCCTTCGAACGGACCCATTCGCGCTCAAACGAGCGATCTTCGAACTGTACCGCTACGGCATCGATCCCGTGGACATTCGACAGGTCGTCGTCGAGAATCCACGAGACGTGTTCGACTTCAGTGCGTAAGCGGCGATTCGACTTTCGCCCTTACTCGAACGCACAGTCGTTCGTCAGTTCACCCAGTTCTTCGACGCCAATCGTCACGCTGTCGCCATCCTCGAGTAAGACCGGTGGTTCGCGGTAGACACCGACGCCCGGTGGCGTTCCCGTAAAGAGGAGGTCACCCGGCTCGAGCGTGAACGCCTGGCTACAGAACGAGACCAGTTCGTCGATGCCGAAGATGAAGTTCGCCGTCGTCGACTCCTGGAGTCGCTCGCCGTTGACGTCGGCCCAGATCTCGAGGTCGTGTGGGTCCTCAACCTCGTCGGCCGTGACGAGTTCCGGACCAATCGGTGCGAATCCGTCGAGGCTCTTGCCGCGGACCCACTGCCCGTCGCCGTGTTGCAGGTCTCGAGCGGAGACGTCATTGCCGACGAGATAGCCCGCGACGTGGTCGAACGCGTCTTCTGGTTCGACTCGTCGCGCTTCCTCGCCAATCACGACGACCAGTTCGGCCTCGTAATCGACCTTTTCAGTGAGGTCGGGGTCCCACGAGATCGTGCCGTCGGGATCGTTCACCGTCGTCGGGAACTTCGAGAAGAGGACGGGTTCGTCGGGAATCGGATTGTCACCCTCCTCGGCGTGATCTCGGTAGTTGAGTCCGACACAGACGACTTTGCCGGGATCGTCGACTGGCGCGTGTCGGGTGACGTCGTCGGCGTCGTAGACGCCGGTGCCGGTCTCCTGGGCGTACTCGAGGGCCAGTTCGGCCTTGCGCTGCCACTGCCACGTCGCGAGGAACTCGCTGCTCGAGCGTGGAATCTCGAGGCCGGCCTCGCTGCCGGCTTCCGAGAGGTTGATGATGGTGTCGTCGTCGGTTGGGACGCCACACCAGGACTGTTCCGCCGTCGTCGTGCTGTATTGGCCAAGTCGCATTGTGTGTGTTGTCGGGTGATCGCTGTTGCGTTCGGTTGTGCGTCACTGTACTGTTTCCCTATGGAGACAAAAGTGTACTCACTCGACCGGCCGCAGTCGGGGCACATCTTTGAGTTCTCCGTCCCGGAGTCGGTAGGAGCCTGCAAAGGTGACCGTCTCCCCGACTGATACCGGGTCGTTGGTGACCTGTGCGATCACCTGCACGCCGTCGTCGAAGCGGACGAGTGCGATCCGATTCGGGCTGCGAACGTCGTCCGGCGATATGGATGCCCGTTTTGGGCGGCTACGAGTCGTCCTCATCACTCGAGCCGAAGGCGCCGGCGTCCTCGAGTTCGTCGAGTTCCGCCTCCGAATAGCCGCGCTCGCGGAACACCTCTCGATTGTGCTCGCCGAGCAGCGGCGGCGCCGACTCGAACCCACTCTCTGCGCCGTCGAACTTCAGCGGATGTTCGATCACCGGAATCGTGCCGAGTTCGGGATGTTCGATTTCGGTGACGGCCTCCCGCGACTCGATCTGGGGGTTCGTCAGCGCCTCTTCGACGCTGTAGACCGGCCCCGCGGGGACGCCACCTTCCTCGGCGATGATCTCGATCCACTCGTCAGTCGTCTTGTCTTCGAGCGTGGCTTCGATTTCAGCCTCGAGTTCCTCGAGGTGGTCGACGCGGTCGGCGTTCGTCTCAAAGCGCTCATCGGCCGGCAGATCCGGTCGCTCGAGCACCTCACAGAGCTCCATCCAGAGCTTTTCGTTCAGGATGCAGATGTTGATGTAGCTGTCTTTGGTCTCGAACGTCTGGTAGGGTGCGAGCACGGGATCTTTTGTCCCCATTCGCTTTGGTTCCCTGTCGGCGAAGACCTGTCCGGCCTGTTTGGTCAACCAGGGAAGCGTTGACTCGAGCATGCCGAGGTCGATGTACTCGCCCTCGCCGGTCTGTTCGCGCCGGTACAGCGCCGTCATCGCACCGAAGCCGGCCCACATGGACGTGATGAGGTCAGTTACGGGGAGGCCAACTTTGACCGGCTGCCGATCCGCCTCGCCCGTGACGCTCATGATACCGCTCATGCCCTGAATAAGCAGGTCGTAGCCGGAGCGTTCGCTCCAGGGGCCGGTCTGTCCAAATGCCGAGATGGCGAGATAGATGATGTCGTCGTTGTGGTCGGCAATCGTGTCGTAGCCGACACCCAGTCGCTCGGCCGTTCCCGGCCGGAAGTTCTGGATGAAGACATCTGCATCCGATGCGAGGTCGTACAGCGCTTCTTTTGCCTGCGGATTTTTCAGGTCGAGTTCGATGCTTTGCTTGCCGTAGTTGACCGTCCAGTAGTACGGCGATTCGCCGTCGATAAACGGCGGGCCGGAGTGACGAATCGCATCGCCATATCCTGGTTGCTCGATTTTGATGACCTCTGCACCCTGATTCGCGAGCATCGCGGAGCAGAACCCGCCAGTTACGAACGTCGAGAGGTCGAGCACCGTTACGCCGTCGAGTATTTTCTTGTTGTCTGTCATATGAGTGGATCTCGAGTGATGTCGTTTCGCGCCCGTGGATCGAAGCGATGACCGTCGTGCGGGAGTCGGCTGCGGTCGTCTTGCCCATCTCGGTAGTCGAGTGCCGGCAGAGCCATTGCGACCGCAACACCGGACTGCGTTCTCGTCGACGGTCTTATTGCCCAGTCCATCTTCTGAACTGGCTCGTATACGATACTACGCTCGTCACAATGTAAACCTATCGCCGACTTGAGCCATGAACGCCGACAACACTCGCGGAAACAATCTGCGATAGTAACAACTGCAACGAGTGACACACTGATCGCCGATCCGTCTGGCGATCAGGTGTGCAGTGACGTGCAGTGGCTACTATATGTGACTTACTTATGGATCCCGTATTTTGGAATAGCCCCTTTTATCGTTTCTACAGGCCTTTGACCGTATCTCTGAGCTAATTACAGACTACTCATGTCGAATTATCCCTCATAATACGGGAGCAAGGTATTACAAACATACGAGTGTAATAATCATCTCTTATGGCGAGTATTCCGTTTCTGAGCCTGTTCGTGCCGGGGTTTTCCATCCCATAATACGGGACTAGTGATTTACAATAGCATATGGGTAAAGTGAGCCATCACTCTTGAGTCGAATTTCTCGATTTTGGTGTTCATGCAGCAACTGGACCTGACAGTTCTGGTGACTGTGATTGGCTACTCGAGCGTTCGATTCTGTCATTCGAATTGAGTAATAGCGAATTACTGGTGTTGCATCGTTCACCGTGCATTGAGACGCTGCCTTTCTGTAATCCGTTCTTGGACCACGGTAACATAGAATTTCGCTGGATGGGAGTCTCTCGAGACACTCCTCTCATGACTATCGAAACTGAGAGGGTCGACAAATAGGGAAAGCGCAGTAGTAGTGAGGGTCACTGGTTGGTATAGTAACAACTGCAACTAGTTACACACTGATCGCACAGCTGTCGTGCGATCAGGTGTGTATTGACTGACAGTGGCTACTATAGTGTGTTTGTGGCTGCCCAGTCGGTGTCCGCCCGCTACGTCCGACAGACTAAGCCAGCGCGACCACCGCTGATCGCAATCCGAATATACGGGATTTATTGTCTCTGAGTGCTATGTCCATCCATGGCAAATCAGATCGGATCGACGGTCAAAACGACGGAGACGTCGTTCGAGATCGTTCGAACCATCCGTGATCGTGGTGGCGCGACAATCGAGGACCTCTCGAGGCAGCTCGGACTCTCTGAAAGCACAGTTCATCGCCATCTCGTCACCCTTCGCAACCACAACTACGTCGTACAGGAGGGTGATCAGTACCAGATTGGCCTCGGTTTTCTCACGATGGGTGGCTATGCCCAGCGACAGGTGACAGCCTATCCAAAAATTAAGGAGAAAGTCGACGAGTTGGCGGCCGAAACCGGGGAGCGCGCCCAGTTCATCGTCGAAGAACACGGCCAGCGTGTCTATCTCTACACTGACGTTGGCGAAAGTGCAGTCCAGACTGGTGCCCACGTCGGCAAACGAGGTGCAATTCACACCAGCGCGGCGGGCAAGGCAATCCTCGCGAATCTGCCGGACGACCGCATTGATACCATCATCGCTGAACACGGTCTCTCGGAAGGTACCACCGACAGTATCTCAAGCAGAGCCGATCTCTATGACGAGTTAGAAACAATCCGAGAGCAGGGATACGCGTTCAACCAACAGGAGACCACGGAAGGTGTCAACGCTGTCGGTGCCGCAGTCCTCGATTCTGACGGCACAGTCATCGGCTCGCTGAGTGTCTCCGGGCCAGCAAATCGAATCAAAGACGACTGGCTCACCGAGGAACTCCTCGAGCAGGTACTCGGTGCGGTGAACGAACTGGAACTCGATATCAAACACGCCGTCTAATCACTCGGGGACGCTTTTTCGCCCTGTCAGTTGGTCAGGATCGAGGCGAAAGTCGTGAAACTCGATTTCGTCTCGCGGCCGGTCGAAGATGTCGACCGTCGGAATACTAACTGCCCACATCCCCTGAACAGCTACTGACTCGGGATGTGCAGTGGCTAACTCCTCGAGCGTCCCCGTCGCGATGACACTTCGCCAGCCGTCGGCGGTTTCACTGTAGGTAACGAACGAAACCGGATTCTCGAGGAGATCCTCTTTGGACGAGCCTGGTGGAAACGAGAGCCGAAAGTAGAAGCACTCATCTGCGTTGTAATAGCCATACGAGACTGGCAGTGATGCGGGTGGCTCGTCGCTGGTCGTCGCGAACGAGAGGACACCCGTCCCACCCGTTCCCAGGAATTCGGTCCGTTCATTCCCAGCGAGCGTCGTCCATCGGAGTCCGTTCATGGGTATCCGTACAACTGCGACGACGAAAAATCCCCCTTGTGAGTTGTGGGGCTATGGCTCGGTAGAACGGTCGGCCGTTAATGACGACTGTATATGTATAAAATAATGGTGGTTAAGATTCAGAGGTTGTTTCCAATTCAATAATACGATGTGAAGTATCACCGATTCAGGCGAGGGTCCGTCCGGTCTCGAGCGACGCTGAATTCTGGTACTGACTGTCAGTGATCGAGGGTGTTTCTTCGGCGGCTAGGTCGCTCTCTTCGGCGACAACGTATTGGACTTCGACGATAACTGGGTCGTCGGTCGTCGTCGCGAGGGCAGTCTGAATCCGATCAGCAAGTCCCGGATTCTCACCCGGACTCGTTCCGGAGACAGTGACGACGACCCGGTCAATCGAGCGCAGCGGATAGTCGTCATCGAGAGTCACCTCGACCGACTCACGCTCGAGGTCCGCGTAGGCGGGTTCAGTGAGGGCTTCGTCGACCGCGTCATTCGCCGTCGAGGTGAGTTGCGTCGCCTGGAATTCGACAAGAGTGACGCCGGCAAGGGGAGCCGCCAGCAACAGCAGCGCAACGCCGAAGAGGACTCCGTACGTGTACGTCGGCTTTCGGGTTGGGGGCACGTCGAACAGCCCCTGTGGACGGTAGCCGGCGACCCACAGCGTGACCAGCGCAGCGAAGTTGATCGAGAGCACGTTGACGACGACGAGCACGAGCGCGCCGAGCGCCGCACCGTACATTCCCCAGGCGGTCGTGATGCCGACGGCCGCCGCAGGCGGGATCAACGCCGCCGCGATCATCACGCCGACGATAGCCTCCGAAAAACCGCGGGTGAGGCTGAGGATGCCCGCGACTCCGGCCCCGAGTGCGACGGCAATCGACAGCAGGTTTGGCGAGACGCGCTCCTCGAGTTCGGCGACAACGACGATGTCGACACCCCCAGGTTCGAACCCGCCCAAGCGGGCGAGGGTCGCAAGACCAATCGAGGCGACGATCACGACGACGATACCGATGGTCTGGTATCGGAACCCCGTCGTCCGTAACTCGTTGTCGCCGGTGACGATCCCGACGCTGGCGGCGAGTGCCGGTCCCAGAAGCGGTGCGATCACCATCGAACCAACGACGACCGCTGGCGAATCCGAGAGCAACCCTGCGGTCGCGACGACCGCGCTGATGAGCAACATGACGAGGTAGATCGTCATTGACGGCGTGAATTCGTCGGCTTTCGTCCGCAACACCTGTCTCGAGGTCCGCTCGCCGCGGGTCCCGCCGTGGCTGTACTCGTCAAGCAACTCGTCGAATTGTTTCGAGACGACCGTCTGGGCGTCGATGACGACGACTCTCGCGTCCTCGAGTCCGGCGTCGGCCAACCGGTCCAGCACGGGCTCGACGGCACGGGTCGGCAGCGGCAGGCGAACGACGGCCGCGTCGGTTGTTCTGCTGCCGGTTGCCTCGTCGGTGACGACGTACTCGATTCCCTCGTCGTCAAGTACATTGAGAACTGTTTCCCGCCGGGCCGTCGGCACGGTGATCTCGAGGTATCGCATCGCCTGATCCGATCACAGGGAGCGGGATAGTTCTATAGTCCCAACTGCAACGAGTGACACACTGATCGCACAGCCGACTCACGGGCACATCGTGCCCGTTCGCTTGTCCGCGGTTCTCGTTCGCTTCGCTTACTCCGAACCGCGCTCCTGTCGTGCGATCAGGTGCGCAGTGACGTGCAGTGGCTACTATAGGGCCGGGCGTTCAGCCGCTCGATCACCGAACGACCGTCATCGGCACCGGCACCGGCACCGGTACGCGCCGCAGACCTGCTTGGCGATGCTCTCGAGCAATAGGCGCGACGAACCACGGAGATCAGCCGCCCGACGTTCGTCTGGGAGGTCGACGCGACCGCTGGCACGACACGCTCAACGTGGTCGTCCTCGAAAACGAGGAGGGTACAGTATCCCGGACACAGGCAGTCATCTACTCCTCTAGGAGCCAGCCGAAACGTTTGTCCCAGAACTCCTCACCCGGTGGTTTCTTCGTTCGACCGTGAGTTTTCGCGTCGCGGATCTGGCGCTCGAGCACGTCTCGCGCCTCGTTGATCGCGTGCGTGGCGCCGTAGCCTTCTCCGGATGCGATGAACAGTCCACTGTCGGTGTAGAGTCGAACGCGAGCGAGCAGGAGCGACCGGCCGCGTCGCGTTTCGTCGTGTTCCTGCAGGTGGATCTTCGCGTCGAGGACGTTCATCCCGTGGTCCCGGTCGTCGAACTTCTCGACCATCGCGACGATATCGTCGTAGGAGAGATCGTCGATCAGGCTGGCACCGTAGAGTTGCACGCCGCGGTTGCCGCCGGCTTCCCAGGTGAGCGAGTCGAGGACATCAGTCTTCGTCACGATGCCATCGGGAGAGCCGCCGTCGGTCACAATCAGCGACGAGGCGCCAATCTCGAACATCTCCTCGACAGCCGTCTCGAGCGTCGCAGTTGGTTCGATGGTCCGAACCGGCGACGCCATGACGTCCCTGATCGGCAAATCGAGCATGTGCTCGAGTTCGCCCTCCCGTGCGCCGAAGCCGCCGCGGCGTGCACGGGCCGTACTCGAGGAAATCTCGCCGCCGAAGGGGTCCACGCCGCCGGCGTCGCCACCTTGGCTCTGGACCTCTGCCCGGACTGTTAGGTTGGTGACGTCGTAGAGACTCAGGATACCGACCGCTGATCCATCTTCGACGACGGGCAGGTGGGTAATGCGGTGTTCCCGGAACGTGTGCAGCGCCTCGCCGAGTCGTGACTCCGGTGTGAGCGAGACCGGGTCTGTCGAGGCGGCTTCGGCAACCGTCGCCGCATCGAGATTCGGTTTCACTGCCTCGAGAATGCCGTCAACAGTGACGACGCCGCGCAACTCGTCGTTCTCGAAGACGGGGAGCAGCTGGGAGTCGCTGTCAATCATTAGCTGCGCGACTTTGCGGACGTCTTCGTCGGCTGTCAGCCGGGGGACGTGCCAGACCAGCGAGCCGAGTTTTTCGTTCGGCTGGCGATGTGACGTGGCCAGTTGTCTGCGGGTGATGACACCCTCGAATTCGTCGCCGTGAACGATGACGCCTCTGACGTCAGCGTCCGCGAACGTGCCGACGAGTTTCGAGACGGTGGTATCCGGGGCAAACTCGACGTAGTCTTCTGAAATGATGGCTTCGATATCCATGATGATCGTTCGTAGAGCAGTCGTTCGGGCGGTACAGCCACAGACGGTCGGTCGTATTCGATAGTTCGGTGGACAGTACCAAATACTCGGTGGTCGTTCCCAATCTCGGGTATGATTGGTGTCTAACAGTTTCAATTGTTACGCCATAGTAGTATGAGTATACAGACCCCCGATTTCTGTGATGGTCGCCGGTACATGACATGGCTATTTAGGTTCGTTCATGATACGGCAGGGCATGGGTTCACAGCGCGGTGTAGCAGGCTACCTGCCATACCTAGCAGCACTCGCGCTTGCGATTCACGGACTCATTCACTTCCTTGGGATTGGGGTATACTTCGAAGCGGTCCAGATGGCTGATCTTCCCTATAAGACGACACTGCTCGACGGTGCCATCGACGTGGGTGACGTGGGAATCCGGATCTTTGCCGTACTGACCGCCGTAGCGGGTGTCGGGTTCATCGTATCGGCTGTTGCGTTAGTGACCAACTGGCGATACTGGCGACAATTGTTGCTCGCAGTCACAGTGTTTTCACTCGTTTGTACTACCTTTGACTGGTCAGTTGCTTCGATGGGGGTTCTGGCCAATCTGGCGATTCTGGCTGTCCTTCTCGTTCAACTGCGGCAAGCTTGATGTTCCTGCTCGGTGGTCGTCCAAGTGCGATGAACTTCGACGAATTCACCGGCGAGATACAGCACCGACTCGAGTTTCCGGACACCGGCCGAACCGTTCGGTCGATCCGAGCAACGCTCATGACGCTCGGCGAGCGGATTCCCGAGGGCGCGGCCGAAGACCTCGCGGCGTCGCTGCCGATGGAAATCAAGTGGTACATGACCGGTGCGGTGCAAGATCACGGCCAGCGATTCGACTGGCAGGAGTTCATCTCGCGGGTCAGCGACCGCGAAGGTGATCGGACCGACCGTTCGGAAGCCGCCTATCACTCTCGGATCATCGTCGACTTCGTGGAATCGCAGGTGCCCACGTCGGACTTCCAGCAACTCCGCGATCAGTTGCCCGAGAGTGCGGACGACGAGAACTGGGCTAAACTGTTCGAAGTTGTCGACAGCGGCGGCTGGGGTGCTGCTCAGGAGGCCCAGACAGGTGGCGGACCACAGTCCGAGACCAACGAGTAAACACCTCGAGCGCCGGCATCACGTGTACCTACAGACGATGAAGACGCGATACGAAAGAACACAACCGAGCAAATCATACGGACCTTACTGTTCCCGTGATACAGCGTGCTCACTCTCGCTGTACAGTGGTACTACCAAATCTCTCATCACCTGTCGACCGTCACCTATCGAATCGACTCACGTCACTCGGTTTTGATCTCGATATCGCCGACTTGTGTTGTCTCGTGATACGTACAGATATAGACCACCATCTCCTCGGAGGCGACGACCGTCCGCCGGTCGATTGTCG
The nucleotide sequence above comes from Natronolimnobius baerhuensis. Encoded proteins:
- a CDS encoding TIGR00341 family protein, which codes for MRYLEITVPTARRETVLNVLDDEGIEYVVTDEATGSRTTDAAVVRLPLPTRAVEPVLDRLADAGLEDARVVVIDAQTVVSKQFDELLDEYSHGGTRGERTSRQVLRTKADEFTPSMTIYLVMLLISAVVATAGLLSDSPAVVVGSMVIAPLLGPALAASVGIVTGDNELRTTGFRYQTIGIVVVIVASIGLATLARLGGFEPGGVDIVVVAELEERVSPNLLSIAVALGAGVAGILSLTRGFSEAIVGVMIAAALIPPAAAVGITTAWGMYGAALGALVLVVVNVLSINFAALVTLWVAGYRPQGLFDVPPTRKPTYTYGVLFGVALLLLAAPLAGVTLVEFQATQLTSTANDAVDEALTEPAYADLERESVEVTLDDDYPLRSIDRVVVTVSGTSPGENPGLADRIQTALATTTDDPVIVEVQYVVAEESDLAAEETPSITDSQYQNSASLETGRTLA
- a CDS encoding DUF2267 domain-containing protein, which codes for MNFDEFTGEIQHRLEFPDTGRTVRSIRATLMTLGERIPEGAAEDLAASLPMEIKWYMTGAVQDHGQRFDWQEFISRVSDREGDRTDRSEAAYHSRIIVDFVESQVPTSDFQQLRDQLPESADDENWAKLFEVVDSGGWGAAQEAQTGGGPQSETNE
- a CDS encoding CBS domain-containing protein, translated to MDIEAIISEDYVEFAPDTTVSKLVGTFADADVRGVIVHGDEFEGVITRRQLATSHRQPNEKLGSLVWHVPRLTADEDVRKVAQLMIDSDSQLLPVFENDELRGVVTVDGILEAVKPNLDAATVAEAASTDPVSLTPESRLGEALHTFREHRITHLPVVEDGSAVGILSLYDVTNLTVRAEVQSQGGDAGGVDPFGGEISSSTARARRGGFGAREGELEHMLDLPIRDVMASPVRTIEPTATLETAVEEMFEIGASSLIVTDGGSPDGIVTKTDVLDSLTWEAGGNRGVQLYGASLIDDLSYDDIVAMVEKFDDRDHGMNVLDAKIHLQEHDETRRGRSLLLARVRLYTDSGLFIASGEGYGATHAINEARDVLERQIRDAKTHGRTKKPPGEEFWDKRFGWLLEE